In one Lycium barbarum isolate Lr01 chromosome 7, ASM1917538v2, whole genome shotgun sequence genomic region, the following are encoded:
- the LOC132602663 gene encoding fruit-specific protein-like, giving the protein MCDLTSSKKMHSVNMANKLSFFFCILLVSLAVDSFWSSNTQVMALRDLPLLEEAVQVIEQIVLRDVRCFDRCKTNADCKNVIGPRKCTNCRKGYTSVKKCYAN; this is encoded by the exons atgtgtgaccTTACATCAAGCAAGAAAATGCACTCTGTTAACATGGCTAACAAGCTCTCTTTCTTCTTTTGCATTCTCCTTGTTTCACTGGCTG TTGATTCTTTTTGGTCCTCAAACACTCAAGTGATGGCTTTGCGAGATCTACCTTTATTAGAAGAAGCTGTACAAGTAATTGAGCAGATTGTACTTCGAGATGTGCGTTGTTTCGACCGTTGCAAGACGAATGCAGATTGCAAAAATGTAATAGGCCCGAGAAAGTGTACGAATTGTCGTAAGGGTTATACGTCTGTGAAAAAGTGCTACGCTAATTGA
- the LOC132601960 gene encoding cysteine proteinase inhibitor B-like produces the protein MTKSTKIISFLITLFIITSFCSTPSKVLGRKVGGRSPIKDVKTNKKIQELGKYCVEEYNQSLRKYNHIMQKDNVEFLIFAEVVEAETQVVSGIKYYLKMSAFTSGTPKIFDAELVIKSWEKKKELVHFSPFPTNDDN, from the coding sequence ATGACAAAATCCACAAAAATCATCTCCTTTCTCATCACCCTCTTCATAATAACATCATTTTGTTCAACCCCATCAAAAGTTCTTGGAAGAAAAGTTGGGGGAAGAAGTCCAATCAAGGAtgtgaaaacaaacaaaaaaattcaagaattgGGTAAGTATTGTGTGGAAGAGTACAACCAGAGTTTAAGGAAGTACAATCACATAATGCAGAAGGACAATGTTGAGTTTTTGATATTTGCTGAGGTTGTTGAGGCAGAAACACAAGTTGTTTCTGGGATCAAATATTACCTTAAAATGTCTGCATTTACCTCGGGAACTCCGAAAATATTTGATGCTGAATTGGTGATAAAATCCTGGGAGAAAAAGAAGGAATTAGTTCACTTTTCACCTTTTCCTACTAATGATGATAATTAG
- the LOC132602662 gene encoding uncharacterized protein LOC132602662, translating into MRDIFIFKQFESLYICDLTSSKKIHSVNMASKLSFFFCILLVSLAVDSFWSSNTQVMALRDLPLLEEAVQVIKQIAITKVDRVHNVGSNMASDPSLPHAKFGKIDRSI; encoded by the exons ATGAGagatatttttatatttaaacaaTTTGAAAGCCTATATATATGTGACCTTACATCAAGCAAGAAAATACACTCTGTTAACATGGCTAGCAAGCTCTCTTTCTTCTTTTGCATTCTCCTTGTTTCACTGGCTG TTGATTCATTTTGGTCCTCAAACACTCAAGTGATGGCTCTGCGAGATCTACCTTTATTAGAAGAAGCTGTACAAGTGATTAAGCAG ATTGCAATTACAAAGGTGGACCGTGTACACAATGTCGGCTCAAATATGGCAAGCGATCCAAGTTTACCACATGCCAAATTTGGAAAAATTGACCGATCCATTTGA